In the genome of Desulfuromonas sp. DDH964, one region contains:
- the atpG gene encoding ATP synthase F1 subunit gamma, with amino-acid sequence MANLKDIKKRITSVKNTRQITKAMKMVSAAKLRRAQEAVVAARPYAKKMQDVLSSLAMREDADGHPLLMERGKGRALVLLLTADRGLCGGFNGNVSKAAERFIKSNEAGYEGYDLVIVGRKGREYLKSRAGLTITKVHENLTGSISYSTAALIGQEIIDQYVAGSYDAVFFVFNAFRSAISQDVTIDQLLPIVPKVVEANEQVVDYIYEPSRGEVLDQILPKHIEVQIFRGLLESVASEHGARMSAMDSASKNASEMIGKLTLQYNRARQAAITKELMEIISGAESIK; translated from the coding sequence ATGGCTAATCTGAAGGATATAAAAAAGCGCATCACCTCGGTCAAGAACACCCGGCAGATCACCAAGGCGATGAAGATGGTCTCCGCCGCCAAGTTGCGGCGGGCCCAGGAGGCGGTGGTCGCCGCCCGTCCCTACGCCAAAAAGATGCAGGATGTTCTTTCCAGCCTCGCCATGCGGGAGGATGCCGATGGGCACCCGCTGTTGATGGAGCGTGGCAAGGGACGGGCGCTGGTGCTGCTCTTGACCGCCGACCGCGGTCTCTGCGGCGGCTTCAACGGCAACGTCAGCAAGGCTGCCGAGCGTTTCATCAAGAGCAACGAGGCCGGATACGAAGGCTACGACCTGGTGATCGTCGGCCGCAAGGGGCGCGAGTACCTGAAGAGCCGGGCTGGTCTTACCATCACCAAGGTCCATGAAAACCTGACCGGCAGCATCTCCTACAGTACCGCCGCCCTGATCGGGCAGGAGATCATCGACCAGTACGTTGCCGGCAGCTACGATGCGGTCTTTTTTGTCTTCAACGCCTTCCGCAGCGCCATTTCCCAGGACGTGACCATCGACCAGCTCCTGCCGATCGTCCCCAAGGTGGTGGAGGCGAATGAGCAGGTGGTCGATTACATCTACGAGCCGAGCCGTGGCGAGGTTCTCGACCAGATTCTGCCCAAGCACATCGAGGTACAGATCTTCCGCGGCCTGCTCGAGTCGGTGGCGTCCGAGCACGGGGCGCGCATGAGCGCCATGGACAGCGCCAGCAAGAATGCCTCCGAGATGATCGGCAAGCTGACCCTGCAATACAACCGGGCGCGCCAGGCCGCAATCACCAAGGAGCTGATGGAAATCATTTCCGGTGCCGAATCGATTAAATAA
- the atpA gene encoding F0F1 ATP synthase subunit alpha — protein MEIRAEEISAIIKKQIENFGREVEVSETGTIISVGDGIARIHGLDKAMAGELLEFPGNIMGMVLNLEEDNVGAAILGEAHHIKEGDTVKRTERIVQVPVGDALVGRVVDGIGIPIDGLGDIKSNDFRQVEIKAPGIVARKSVHEPMQTGLKAIDAMVPIGRGQRELIIGDRQTGKTAVAVDTIINQKGNGVVCIYVAIGQKRSTVAQVVDKLKQHGAMDYTIVVAATASDPAPLQFIAPYTGVTMGEFFRDNGKHALIIYDDLSKQAVAYRQLSLLLRRPPGREAFPGDVFYLHSRLLERAAKLNDDLGAGSLTALPIIETQAGDVSAYIPTNVISITDGQIFLETDLFYSGVRPAINVGLSVSRVGGSAQVKAMKQVAGTLRLALAQYREMAAFAQFGSDLDAATQRQLNRGARLVEILKQGQYKPLPVERQVMVIYAANNGFIDQYPISAIGRYEAELMTFIDSKHGQLLSDLKAKMAIDADLEGRIKSALEEFKGQFAA, from the coding sequence ATGGAAATCAGAGCCGAAGAAATCAGCGCAATTATCAAGAAGCAGATCGAGAATTTCGGTCGCGAAGTCGAAGTCAGCGAGACCGGAACGATCATTTCCGTCGGTGACGGTATTGCCCGTATCCATGGCCTCGACAAGGCGATGGCCGGCGAACTCCTCGAGTTTCCGGGCAACATCATGGGCATGGTCCTCAATCTTGAGGAGGACAATGTCGGTGCCGCGATCCTCGGTGAAGCTCACCACATCAAGGAGGGCGATACCGTCAAGCGCACCGAACGGATCGTCCAGGTCCCGGTCGGCGACGCCCTCGTCGGTCGCGTCGTCGACGGCATCGGTATTCCGATTGACGGGCTCGGCGATATCAAGAGCAATGATTTCCGCCAGGTTGAAATCAAGGCTCCCGGCATCGTTGCCCGTAAGTCGGTTCACGAACCGATGCAGACCGGACTGAAGGCAATCGATGCCATGGTGCCGATCGGCCGCGGCCAGCGCGAACTGATCATCGGCGACCGCCAGACCGGCAAGACCGCCGTTGCCGTCGATACCATCATCAACCAGAAGGGGAACGGCGTCGTCTGTATCTACGTCGCCATCGGTCAGAAGCGTTCGACCGTCGCCCAGGTCGTCGACAAGCTCAAGCAGCACGGCGCCATGGATTACACCATTGTCGTTGCCGCGACCGCTTCCGACCCGGCTCCGCTGCAGTTCATCGCTCCTTACACCGGCGTCACCATGGGCGAGTTCTTTCGCGACAACGGCAAGCACGCCCTGATCATCTACGATGACCTTTCCAAGCAGGCCGTCGCCTACCGCCAGCTCTCCCTGCTGCTGCGGCGTCCGCCGGGACGCGAGGCCTTCCCCGGCGACGTCTTTTACCTCCACAGCCGGCTTCTCGAGCGTGCCGCCAAGCTCAACGACGACCTTGGCGCCGGCTCCCTGACCGCGCTGCCGATCATCGAGACCCAGGCCGGTGACGTCTCGGCCTACATCCCGACCAACGTCATCTCGATCACCGACGGCCAGATCTTCCTCGAAACCGACCTCTTTTACTCGGGCGTGCGTCCGGCGATCAACGTCGGCCTCTCGGTCTCCCGCGTCGGCGGCAGCGCCCAGGTCAAGGCGATGAAGCAGGTCGCTGGCACCCTGCGGCTCGCCCTCGCCCAGTATCGCGAGATGGCCGCTTTCGCCCAGTTCGGTTCCGACCTTGACGCCGCCACCCAGCGCCAGCTCAACCGCGGCGCCCGCCTGGTCGAAATCCTCAAGCAGGGGCAGTACAAACCGCTGCCGGTGGAGCGCCAGGTCATGGTCATCTACGCCGCCAACAACGGCTTCATCGACCAGTACCCGATCAGCGCCATCGGTCGTTACGAGGCCGAACTGATGACCTTCATCGACAGTAAGCACGGTCAGTTGCTCAGCGACCTGAAGGCGAAGATGGCGATCGATGCCGACCTTGAAGGCCGTATCAAATCCGCCCTGGAGGAATTCAAGGGACAGTTCGCGGCTTAA
- the atpH gene encoding ATP synthase F1 subunit delta has translation MSVSAISRRYAKAMVRLASEQNQIERFGEELGQFNALLAREDRLRLILESPSFPMDRKTAILEDLLASLQPTATVKNFLGLLLEKDRLQYLALITGDYRALADELSGIVRARVTAAASLSAEQRQAIGKSLQQQTGKQVELTVAVDSSLLGGLQAEIGGRLFDGSLRTQLNRIEDTLKKG, from the coding sequence TTGAGCGTCAGTGCGATTTCCCGCAGGTACGCCAAGGCGATGGTCCGGCTTGCCTCTGAGCAGAACCAGATCGAACGTTTTGGCGAGGAGCTGGGGCAGTTCAACGCCCTGTTGGCCCGGGAGGATCGGCTGCGGCTGATCCTTGAAAGCCCCTCCTTTCCCATGGACCGGAAGACGGCGATCCTCGAGGATCTGCTCGCGAGTCTGCAACCCACGGCAACCGTGAAAAACTTTCTCGGCCTGCTCCTGGAAAAAGACCGGCTGCAGTACCTGGCGTTGATTACCGGTGATTACCGTGCCCTGGCCGATGAATTGTCCGGCATCGTACGGGCCCGGGTGACGGCAGCAGCGAGCCTCAGCGCGGAGCAACGCCAGGCCATCGGCAAATCGCTGCAGCAGCAGACCGGCAAGCAGGTCGAGCTGACGGTGGCGGTCGACAGTTCCCTCCTCGGAGGCCTTCAGGCAGAAATCGGCGGCCGGCTCTTTGACGGCAGCCTCAGGACTCAGCTGAATCGAATTGAAGATACCTTAAAGAAGGGGTGA
- the atpF gene encoding F0F1 ATP synthase subunit B, which yields MKSLLPRKGMIATLAAVLVVAAASVALAAGGEGHHVDGGVLLKDFLYRCLNFAITLGLLLYFVTKPLRKGLAGRREGIEKALAEAEQARQEAEARFAEYDQKLAKAAGEVDAIYAEIRREGELESKRIVANAQEMAEKIKAEAKRSAAHEVARARVELQREAAQMAVAIAEDLLKKSFSAQDQDRLVNEYMQKVGELH from the coding sequence GTGAAAAGTCTGCTGCCACGCAAGGGCATGATTGCCACACTCGCTGCCGTCCTGGTTGTGGCCGCCGCGAGCGTCGCCCTGGCCGCCGGGGGTGAAGGACACCACGTAGACGGTGGGGTATTGCTGAAGGATTTCCTCTATCGCTGTCTGAACTTCGCGATTACTCTCGGCCTGCTCCTCTATTTTGTCACCAAGCCGTTGCGCAAGGGGCTTGCCGGGCGCCGCGAGGGGATTGAAAAGGCCCTCGCCGAGGCCGAGCAGGCACGTCAGGAGGCCGAAGCACGCTTCGCCGAATACGACCAGAAGCTGGCCAAGGCCGCCGGCGAGGTTGATGCCATCTATGCCGAAATTCGCCGTGAAGGCGAGCTGGAGAGCAAGCGGATCGTCGCCAACGCCCAGGAGATGGCGGAAAAGATCAAGGCCGAAGCCAAGCGGAGTGCGGCCCACGAAGTCGCGCGGGCCCGGGTTGAGCTGCAGCGCGAAGCCGCGCAGATGGCCGTGGCGATCGCCGAGGACCTGTTGAAAAAAAGCTTCTCTGCGCAGGATCAGGACCGCCTGGTCAATGAATACATGCAAAAGGTAGGAGAACTCCATTGA
- a CDS encoding ATP synthase F0 subunit B, with translation MINIDWTILLQFFNFVVLMFVLNIILYRPLRAILAKRREAIEGNHAKAKELAGQIDAKMAAYQEQLQEAKLKGAQEKAQLKKQAAGQEAKILGAAHEEANAHLQQIKGQVATEAAAARSALKKETDSLAGMIAGKVLGRAL, from the coding sequence GTGATCAATATTGACTGGACTATCTTACTGCAGTTCTTCAACTTTGTGGTGTTGATGTTTGTTCTGAACATCATCCTCTATCGGCCCCTGCGCGCCATCCTTGCCAAGCGCCGGGAGGCTATCGAGGGGAACCACGCCAAGGCCAAGGAACTTGCCGGGCAGATCGATGCAAAGATGGCGGCCTACCAGGAGCAGTTGCAGGAAGCCAAGCTGAAAGGGGCGCAGGAAAAGGCCCAGTTGAAGAAGCAGGCAGCAGGCCAGGAGGCCAAGATTCTCGGCGCCGCGCACGAAGAGGCCAATGCTCATCTGCAACAGATCAAGGGCCAGGTCGCGACCGAGGCGGCTGCAGCGCGTTCGGCCCTGAAAAAGGAAACCGATAGCCTGGCAGGCATGATTGCCGGCAAGGTTCTGGGGAGGGCACTGTGA
- a CDS encoding bactofilin family protein produces MWTNKGKGIMRKESIEKSEIKAFLGPGSQFEGKLLFNEIVRLDGTFRGEINSRDTLIVGESADVQAEVTVGTLILSGSFKGNIKASQRVELRSPARVEGNIETPVLVVEEGVLLNSTLVMKTPDGGADGAKGQAVALKK; encoded by the coding sequence ATGTGGACCAACAAGGGCAAGGGGATTATGCGTAAAGAATCGATAGAGAAGAGCGAAATTAAAGCGTTTCTTGGCCCTGGAAGTCAGTTTGAGGGCAAGCTGCTGTTCAACGAGATTGTTCGTCTCGACGGAACCTTCCGCGGCGAGATCAATTCGCGGGACACGTTGATTGTCGGCGAATCGGCCGATGTTCAGGCGGAAGTGACCGTCGGCACCCTGATACTGAGTGGCAGCTTCAAGGGGAACATCAAGGCCAGCCAGCGGGTCGAGCTCCGCTCTCCGGCGCGGGTCGAGGGGAATATAGAAACCCCGGTCCTGGTGGTGGAGGAGGGGGTCCTGCTCAATTCCACCCTGGTGATGAAGACCCCGGATGGGGGCGCAGATGGCGCAAAGGGGCAAGCGGTCGCACTCAAAAAGTGA
- a CDS encoding ParB/RepB/Spo0J family partition protein, translating to MAKRPALGKGIGALLSSASHEGGRKYFLCPIEELKPHSRQPRKTFDDGKMAELVASIREKGVIQPLVVRQLGDHYQIIAGERRWRAAQKAGLREIPVVIQDVSEDWALEVALIENIQREDLNPIEEAEAYRNLIESFDLSQEEVAKRVGKDRSTVANALRLLRLPDVVREDVLANRMSMGHARALLSLEEEEDLLEARQQVVHKHLSVRETEALVKRIKSIVAGGRPKAKETSPDPQLVHLAGELKRALGTQVKIIPRGKGGKIEISYFNPTDLDRLLEVLKIS from the coding sequence ATGGCTAAACGACCGGCGCTCGGCAAAGGGATCGGCGCCCTGCTCAGCTCTGCTTCCCATGAAGGGGGGCGGAAGTACTTTCTCTGCCCGATCGAGGAACTCAAGCCGCACAGCAGGCAGCCCCGCAAGACCTTTGATGACGGCAAGATGGCCGAACTGGTTGCTTCGATCCGGGAAAAGGGGGTCATTCAGCCCCTTGTGGTTCGCCAGCTCGGCGACCATTACCAGATTATCGCCGGTGAACGCCGTTGGCGTGCTGCCCAGAAGGCCGGACTGCGGGAGATCCCGGTGGTCATCCAGGATGTTTCCGAAGACTGGGCGCTGGAAGTGGCCCTGATCGAAAATATCCAGCGGGAGGACCTCAACCCGATCGAGGAAGCCGAGGCCTACCGGAACCTGATTGAAAGTTTCGACCTCTCCCAGGAGGAGGTCGCCAAGCGGGTCGGCAAGGATCGCTCCACCGTCGCCAACGCCTTGCGCCTGTTGCGACTTCCCGACGTGGTGCGGGAAGATGTCCTCGCCAACCGCATGTCGATGGGACATGCCCGCGCCCTCCTCTCGCTGGAAGAGGAGGAGGATCTCCTTGAGGCCCGGCAGCAGGTGGTGCATAAGCACCTCTCGGTCAGGGAAACTGAGGCCCTGGTCAAGCGCATCAAGAGTATCGTTGCCGGCGGGCGCCCCAAAGCCAAGGAGACCTCTCCTGACCCGCAGCTGGTTCATCTTGCCGGCGAATTGAAGCGGGCCCTCGGAACCCAGGTGAAGATCATTCCGCGGGGAAAGGGCGGGAAGATCGAAATCAGCTATTTCAACCCGACCGACCTTGACCGCTTACTCGAAGTTCTGAAAATTTCCTGA
- a CDS encoding ParA family protein encodes MGQILAIANQKGGVGKTTTSVNLAASLAAAEKRTLLIDMDPQANASSGLGVDKQSQELTIYNALLGEASARDVLIHSKLPCLDILPANTDLIGAEIELVSALAREQKLKSVLSEVRDDYDYLIIDCPPSLGLLTVNALTAADAVLIPLQCEFYAMEGLSQLMQTIRLIQKELNQGLQIRGIVLTMFDSRNNLSHQVSEEIRRHFEDQVLKSVIPRNVRLSEAPSHGLPVLLYDISSRGATAYLELAREIIETGKSHG; translated from the coding sequence TTGGGCCAGATTCTTGCCATTGCGAATCAAAAAGGGGGGGTCGGAAAGACAACGACTTCGGTCAATCTGGCCGCCTCCCTGGCCGCCGCCGAAAAGCGGACGCTGTTGATTGACATGGATCCCCAGGCGAATGCCAGCAGTGGTCTCGGTGTCGATAAGCAGTCTCAGGAATTGACCATCTACAACGCCCTGCTCGGTGAGGCGAGTGCCCGCGATGTGCTGATCCATAGCAAATTGCCTTGCCTCGATATTCTGCCCGCCAACACCGACCTGATTGGCGCCGAAATCGAGCTGGTCAGCGCCCTGGCCCGGGAACAGAAACTCAAGAGTGTTCTCTCTGAAGTCCGTGATGACTACGACTACCTGATCATCGATTGTCCCCCTTCGCTGGGTCTCTTGACGGTCAATGCATTGACCGCGGCCGATGCGGTACTGATTCCGTTGCAATGCGAATTCTACGCGATGGAGGGTCTGAGTCAGTTGATGCAGACCATTCGCCTGATTCAGAAGGAGCTCAACCAGGGGCTCCAAATCCGCGGTATCGTACTGACCATGTTCGACAGCCGCAACAACCTCTCGCATCAGGTCAGCGAAGAAATCCGTCGGCACTTCGAGGATCAGGTTTTGAAAAGCGTTATCCCGCGCAATGTCCGTCTCTCCGAGGCGCCAAGCCACGGCCTGCCGGTCCTGCTTTACGATATCAGCTCCCGCGGCGCAACCGCCTATCTGGAGCTGGCGCGGGAAATTATCGAAACGGGGAAATCTCATGGCTAA
- the rsmG gene encoding 16S rRNA (guanine(527)-N(7))-methyltransferase RsmG: MDLTQLLERSLLGVGVVLPLPVRADLLRLQEELLRWTARVNLTAITDPEEALEKHLVDSLTILGDIDQTGRLLDLGSGGGFPGLPLRLAAPGLRVLSVDAVLKKITFQRHLVRQLGLDGFVAWHGRAEEVPQRSDLGAGFDRVVSRAFTSLEQFVRLALPCLARDGRIIAMKGAEGEGELRQAEPVLAELGLVPIECRMLTLPVSGARRTVIVLGRF, from the coding sequence GTGGATTTGACGCAACTGCTGGAGCGATCCCTGTTGGGGGTCGGGGTGGTTTTGCCGCTTCCGGTACGGGCAGATCTGTTGCGCCTCCAGGAAGAACTGTTGCGCTGGACGGCACGGGTGAACCTTACGGCAATTACCGATCCGGAGGAGGCGCTGGAGAAGCACCTGGTTGATTCCCTGACCATCCTGGGGGATATCGACCAGACTGGCCGCCTTCTCGATCTGGGCTCGGGCGGGGGATTCCCGGGCCTGCCACTGCGTTTGGCCGCGCCAGGGTTGCGGGTCCTCTCGGTCGATGCCGTTCTGAAGAAGATAACTTTTCAGCGTCACCTGGTGCGGCAGTTGGGTCTCGACGGTTTTGTCGCCTGGCATGGTCGAGCCGAGGAAGTGCCGCAGCGGAGCGATCTGGGGGCGGGTTTCGATCGGGTCGTCTCCCGGGCCTTTACCTCCCTGGAGCAGTTTGTGCGCCTCGCCCTCCCCTGCCTTGCCCGGGATGGCAGAATAATTGCCATGAAGGGGGCCGAGGGTGAAGGTGAGTTGCGGCAGGCTGAACCGGTTCTGGCGGAGCTTGGCCTGGTTCCCATCGAATGTCGCATGTTGACCTTGCCGGTGAGTGGCGCTCGACGAACCGTGATCGTGCTTGGGCGCTTTTGA
- the mnmG gene encoding tRNA uridine-5-carboxymethylaminomethyl(34) synthesis enzyme MnmG, with protein sequence MRLVSTLGQDYQVIVVGAGHAGCEAALAAARMGCRTLLLNLGLDAVAQMSCNPAIGGLAKGHLVREIDALGGEMARVIDATGIQFRTLNTRKGPAVRASRAQADRHRYAAQMKRVVESQEGLDLKQGAVVRLLVEAGRVVGVETRDGVVFAGRTVVLTTGTFMRGLIHVGLNHYPGGRAGEPPSEGLSDDLRVLGLTVGRLKTGTPARLDRHTIDFARLEAQPGDSPPRPFSVDTERIQLPQVPCHVTWTSAQTHDLIRAGLDRSPLYSGVIEGVGPRYCPSIEDKVVRFPEKERHQIFLEPEGLDCAEVYPNGVSTSLPVDIQQAFLRSIPGLEQVEIMRPGYAIEYDFVDPGQLQPTLETKAIENLYHAGQINGTSGYEEAAAQGLLAGINAALRARGEAPLVIGRDEGYLGVMVDDLVTLGTREPYRMFTSRAEYRLLLREDNADQRLTPIGRRIGLIGDRRWQRFVARQDALAAGRVRLSSQRLTPGDQAAAARLAVEGLHNALTLEELLRRPHIHIEDLLFLDDELAGLDPGLLEALEIGVKYAGYIRRQVDQVERFRRTEDVQIPAGFAYRGVPGLSTEIQEKLEAVRPLSLGQAARIQGVTPAAIAILSVLLRRG encoded by the coding sequence GTGCGCCTAGTATCCACCTTGGGTCAAGACTATCAGGTGATTGTCGTCGGTGCCGGTCATGCTGGTTGTGAGGCGGCGTTGGCGGCGGCACGTATGGGGTGTCGTACGCTGTTGCTGAATTTGGGGCTTGATGCGGTCGCGCAGATGTCCTGTAACCCAGCAATTGGTGGCCTCGCCAAGGGGCACCTGGTGCGTGAAATCGATGCTCTGGGTGGGGAGATGGCCCGGGTTATTGATGCGACGGGGATTCAGTTTCGAACCTTGAATACCCGGAAGGGGCCAGCGGTGCGCGCCTCCCGGGCCCAGGCGGACCGCCATCGGTATGCGGCCCAGATGAAGCGGGTGGTCGAATCCCAGGAAGGTCTCGACCTGAAGCAGGGAGCGGTGGTCCGGTTGCTGGTCGAGGCGGGCCGGGTAGTGGGAGTAGAGACGCGCGACGGGGTGGTGTTTGCCGGCCGGACCGTGGTTCTGACCACGGGAACCTTTATGCGCGGCCTGATTCATGTCGGCCTCAACCATTATCCCGGTGGACGCGCAGGGGAGCCTCCTTCGGAGGGGTTGTCCGATGACTTGCGGGTCTTGGGATTGACGGTCGGTCGTCTGAAGACCGGGACACCGGCACGCCTCGATCGTCACACTATCGACTTCGCGCGCCTTGAGGCCCAACCGGGAGATTCTCCCCCGCGCCCCTTTTCCGTCGACACGGAGCGGATTCAGCTCCCCCAGGTCCCCTGCCACGTTACCTGGACCAGTGCGCAGACCCATGACCTGATCCGCGCTGGGCTCGATCGTTCCCCCCTCTACAGTGGGGTCATCGAGGGGGTTGGTCCGCGCTATTGTCCTTCGATCGAGGACAAGGTCGTGCGTTTCCCTGAGAAGGAGCGGCATCAGATTTTCCTGGAGCCGGAAGGCCTCGACTGTGCTGAGGTCTACCCCAACGGCGTATCGACATCCCTGCCGGTCGATATCCAGCAGGCATTCCTGCGTTCGATTCCTGGTCTCGAGCAGGTCGAAATCATGCGCCCTGGCTACGCGATCGAGTATGATTTCGTTGACCCTGGCCAGTTGCAGCCGACCCTGGAAACGAAAGCGATCGAAAACCTTTACCATGCTGGCCAGATCAACGGGACATCGGGCTATGAGGAGGCAGCTGCACAGGGATTGCTCGCCGGTATCAACGCGGCCTTGCGGGCCCGGGGGGAAGCGCCACTGGTTATTGGCCGCGATGAGGGCTATCTGGGGGTGATGGTTGATGACCTGGTCACCCTGGGGACCAGGGAGCCCTACCGGATGTTCACCTCGCGGGCGGAGTATCGCCTGTTGTTGCGGGAAGATAACGCTGACCAGCGACTCACGCCGATCGGACGGCGCATCGGGCTGATCGGCGACCGCCGTTGGCAACGCTTTGTCGCGCGTCAGGATGCCTTGGCGGCAGGCCGGGTCCGTTTGAGCAGCCAGCGCTTGACACCGGGGGACCAGGCAGCGGCCGCACGCCTCGCCGTGGAAGGCCTGCATAATGCTCTCACCCTGGAAGAGTTGTTGCGCCGTCCCCATATCCATATCGAGGATCTGCTCTTTCTGGATGACGAACTGGCGGGCCTCGACCCGGGGCTTTTGGAGGCGCTCGAAATCGGAGTCAAGTATGCGGGTTATATTCGCAGGCAGGTTGACCAGGTGGAGCGTTTCCGGCGGACCGAGGATGTGCAGATTCCAGCCGGCTTCGCCTACCGCGGGGTTCCCGGGCTGTCCACGGAGATCCAGGAGAAACTCGAGGCGGTGCGTCCGTTGAGTCTGGGGCAGGCAGCACGGATTCAGGGGGTGACTCCGGCGGCAATAGCGATCTTGTCCGTACTGTTACGGCGGGGTTAG
- the mnmE gene encoding tRNA uridine-5-carboxymethylaminomethyl(34) synthesis GTPase MnmE, whose product MLKRGGDTIVGPATPPGEGGVAIIRLSGSDAETLLRRFFVPSGNNCPFSSHHLYHGHIFDLDGEPVDEVLAVLMRAPRTFTREDVAEIHCHGGPILVGRILDLLVDGGARLAQPGEFTFRAFLNGRLDLTRAEAVIDLIKAQSAAAGTLALRQLDGELSRQLFKFRQILLGLLAETETLIDFPEEDIPLPSLQRLEEGATSVAREMGEMLKGFAAGRALKEGLSLLILGPPNVGKSSLLNALLGESRAIVTDIPGTTRDTIEEPLVIGGFPLRVIDTAGIRESEDPVEVEGVRRTLAKIRGADLVLVVVDGSQPRGGDDLKSLEACSGKPVLLVVNKADLGTLPLAPPWRELPAVVVSSHTGAGLDELGSRIVGIVGGPRGIDVEGGVLLSDRRHREALVRCQRGLEAFLEGVSHSHDPELLALELREALSALGEITGETTPEEVLAVIFSRFCVGK is encoded by the coding sequence ATGCTTAAGCGCGGTGGAGATACGATTGTCGGTCCGGCCACCCCTCCTGGCGAGGGGGGGGTGGCTATTATTCGTCTTTCCGGTAGTGACGCTGAAACCCTTCTGCGCCGCTTCTTCGTTCCATCCGGCAACAACTGTCCCTTCTCTTCCCATCATCTCTATCATGGTCACATTTTCGATCTGGATGGAGAACCGGTCGACGAGGTCCTGGCCGTCCTGATGCGTGCTCCGCGCACCTTTACCCGGGAAGATGTGGCCGAGATCCACTGTCATGGTGGACCCATCCTGGTCGGACGGATCCTCGACCTGCTGGTGGACGGTGGCGCCCGCCTCGCCCAGCCTGGCGAGTTCACCTTTCGTGCCTTTCTCAACGGTCGCCTTGATCTGACGCGCGCCGAGGCCGTTATCGACCTCATCAAGGCGCAGTCAGCCGCTGCCGGGACCCTCGCCCTGCGACAACTGGATGGGGAACTTTCCCGGCAGCTTTTCAAATTTCGCCAAATCCTCCTCGGACTCCTCGCCGAAACGGAGACCTTGATCGATTTCCCGGAGGAAGACATTCCCCTCCCCTCCCTGCAGCGCCTTGAAGAAGGGGCGACCTCCGTGGCCAGGGAGATGGGTGAAATGTTAAAGGGATTTGCCGCCGGTCGAGCCTTAAAGGAGGGGCTTTCCCTGTTGATTCTCGGTCCTCCCAATGTCGGCAAGAGTTCCCTGCTGAACGCCCTCCTCGGGGAGAGCCGCGCCATTGTCACCGATATCCCCGGGACCACCCGGGATACGATCGAAGAACCCCTGGTCATCGGTGGGTTTCCGCTCCGGGTTATTGATACCGCCGGGATCCGGGAGAGTGAGGACCCGGTCGAGGTGGAGGGGGTCCGGCGCACCCTTGCCAAGATTCGCGGCGCCGACCTTGTGCTTGTCGTCGTTGACGGGAGCCAACCTCGGGGGGGGGATGATTTAAAGTCCCTTGAAGCGTGCTCCGGAAAGCCGGTTCTCCTGGTTGTCAACAAGGCTGACCTGGGGACCCTCCCCCTCGCTCCCCCCTGGCGCGAGCTCCCTGCCGTCGTTGTCTCTTCCCACACCGGGGCTGGACTTGATGAGCTGGGATCCCGTATTGTTGGAATAGTCGGCGGGCCACGAGGTATTGATGTCGAGGGGGGTGTGCTTCTATCCGACCGGCGCCACCGCGAGGCTCTGGTTCGGTGTCAGCGTGGGCTTGAGGCTTTTCTGGAGGGGGTATCCCACTCCCATGATCCTGAGCTCCTTGCGCTTGAACTTCGGGAGGCCCTCTCTGCGCTCGGCGAGATTACCGGGGAAACCACCCCGGAAGAGGTTCTGGCAGTTATCTTTTCCAGGTTTTGTGTCGGCAAGTAG